A portion of the Leptidea sinapis chromosome 13, ilLepSina1.1, whole genome shotgun sequence genome contains these proteins:
- the LOC126967800 gene encoding mitochondrial fission process protein 1: MGEVDFFRDTWVRYLGYANEVGESFRPLIPVKVVRASYAVAFAYGLADTADKSWNTYRKDGRPKRVLVETGDAFIWQTLASVIIPGFTINRICAVSQNLLKNKAPKIPPTPRNLITVAIGLLSIPIIVRPIDKGVHILMNLTYRRWLQE, encoded by the exons ATGGGAGAAGTTGATTTCTTTCGAGATACCTGGGTGCGATATTTGG GATATGCCAATGAAGTTGGTGAGTCGTTTCGCCCTCTAATTCCTGTGAAGGTGGTGAGAGCAAGCTACGCTGTTGCATTTGCTTATGGTCTTGCGGATACTGCGGACAAAAGTTGGAATACTTAtagg AAAGATGGAAGACCAAAAAGAGTATTGGTGGAAACTGGAGATGCATTCATTTGGCAAACTCTTGCATCAGTTATTATACCGGGCTTCACCATCAACAG GATATGTGCCGTATCCCAAAATTTGTTGAAAAACAAAGCTCCTAAAATACCACCGACTCCGAGGAATTTGATAACGGTCGCCATTGGCTTACTCTCCATACCCATCATAGTGAGGCCCATAGACAAGGGAGTTCATATCCTTATGAATTTGACTTACAGACGATGGCTACAGGAATAG